AATGTGGTACGCGGACGAAACTGGTTTTTATTTCCAGACAGCCACCATGAAAGAAATGGTGGGACAGCTTGAAAAAAATGGTAAAGTAGAATTCGCATTTTACCATCCGGATGAAGCAGTTGGAACCATGTTAAGGGTAGCTGGTGAAATTGAATTCCTGGATGATGTGGAAGTTAAAAAGAAGGTTTTAGCTGACCGGCCGTTTTTAGCAGAGTTTGGTCTCACTGCTGAAGGTCCGGAACTAGTGATTTTCCGGATTTCCAAAGGCGAAGCCCATTTTTGGGATTGGGAAAGTAACGTTAAACCAAAAGAGATTATTAAATTTGGGGATTAAGGGATTATAAACTTTTTTAATTTTTTTATTATGAAATGGATGAATATGGCTTTTTGAAATTATAAAAAAAGAATTCAAGAATAGTATTTAATCAATCCCCACGGCCCTTATCTTCTCCCGTTCTTCAGGAGGAACAGGTATTTCAACTGTTGCTGTTCCGTAGCAGGGTTTGGTGTAAGGGAGCATTATAGTTCCTTTTTCCTCATTTATACCAATGGGTACGGGTGGTATTCCAATTATGCGAGCTCCCACTATTTTTTCCCCAGGGTTAACATGAACTACTTCTGGAGCGTTCTTTTCTATGAAACGAGCACAGTCTTTGAACCCTGATCGTGTCATGTGTATCTCGTAGTCTTCTGATTCACGAAGGTAAGTATCAAGACAAAACATTTCATGAATCCTCCGTTTTATCAAGTTTATTCATTTTATCAGATGCGTCCTCTTTATGAGTTTCAATCTTCGCCTCAGCCAGTTTAACCTTGCCAGATGGTTCATCTGAGTTTTCCAGTTTTGCCAGTGCGCGGTCCAAACGTACTCTGAGGGGTGTGGGGTTGTGGTATGCTCTTGCAGACGTAATATCTGCATGCGTACTCTCCCGGACTGTGTTTTCAAAGTAATCCAGTTTTTCCTGATCACGGTGGAACACCAGTGCCAGGCTCTTGGTATTGAGGATGTGGTAAAAGGTTACAAAGTAGCTTGCTGCTGCATCTTTAGCCACGAATCCTAAAAGAAAATCATAATCCCCCTCATTTAATCCATCCAGGCATGATTCTATGTCTATTTTGTTCTGTATGTAATATTCCTCAGGGTCAGATACTTCCACCAGTTTCTTAGCTGATGGTGTGCTGACCACTGTGACCTGGTATCCCATCCCAGTTAATTTATGAGATGCATAAATTGTTAGGGGGGTTTGTGAAGGGGATTCAGGACATCCCAATAATATCATGGCTTTTTTCATAGTGTATTCCTCAATTTTATTGTTAAATATCCTATTTTTTCTTAACCAGTACCACGTGACCCACCACCATAGCACTCAAAAACAGGAACGTTAAAAGAGCAGTTCCATTAATGGAACGGTTCATTAAAAACAATCCAAGGGTTCCCTGAGCAATGAAAGCTGTTAATGACCCTATTAGCAGGGCTTCTCTCCCCAGGCAACTTTTGTCCCCATTTTCTCGACGTCTGCGGTAGGTGCAGAGTATTTTAAAGCCCAGGTACATCACCAGGATGCACCATCCCAGTAAAAATACAAGGAACAGATAACCAAAGTCGAAAGCCACACCGAATATGCCAGGGAGCATGTAATCAATAACGTCTTTCTTAGTTACCAGTATTCCATAAAATACAGGGAAAGGTAAGCCAAATAATGTGATTAATGTCACTGGAAGTGATATGTATCCATCTGAACCACCTAAACAGGCATCTCCCCAATAACAGGACCCCATCTGATGTCCTAAGAGGGTGGTGTTTTTAATCACCATTTCAACACTGGCTGTGGCATAGTTTTCTATCCTGGAAAGTCGCAGAAGTGGGCTGAGTACGCTCATGTCCAGCACCCGTGAGAGTATTTCCAGGGACCCGAAACCAACCAGGGCAGCCACTACAACCAGGGCTATTCTACGAACTGTGAACACTGATTTCTGGCGAAAAGATTTGGAAATTATGAAGAATCCTATGAAAAGTCCGAATAACCATAGTAAAAGGAAAGACCTGTGCATTAATCCTCCGGCTATGGTTATGAAGAGTATAATGCCACCCATGTATATTTGAAGACTTCTGGTGTTTATACCTGACTTTTTCATAATGGGAATGGCTGCCATTATGGTTACCACTGCCAGTAAAGCCAGTGGCCCATAGGGATGGGTGAATTCTGAGTGAGTGAATCCGGGTACAAAAAGGAAAAGAGCATCAACTCCGAACATTAAGGCAAATCCTGCCGCTACGATCATAGCCACCAGGAGAACCAGGTTCAACCCCATGGGTGCCAGGTTCAATATGAAGAAAACCGCCAGCTGAATTATAATCGCGATTTCAATGATGTACTGTAGGTGATTCTGAGCAATTAAAGCCATATTATATAATTCCTCCAATTTAGGACTTTATTTACTAAAATGATAGTATTTATTGGATAATATTTATTTATCAAATAGTTTTCATATTTCTGGAAAATTCACAAAAAATCATTTCATGAGTATAAATGGTTTAGTTATACCTCATTGAGGTTATGAATTAATTTTAATATGTAAAATCTGAATATATTTCCATACAATTTAATATTCAACAGGATTAAGTTAAGTTTTATAAATTCTCCTTTATTCTTCTATATTATATTAATTTTTATAATCCATATTTTTATATACTTTATAAGGCATGTATTTAAAAGCTTTTGTGAAGGATCAGATGTGAGTGGAAAACAGCATTCGAAGTTCCATCTAGGTTATTATAATCTTTAAAGCAAAAATATCTTTAATTACAATGTTTAAATTTTTTTTTTAATGTACCAAATCCCTGTTTTTGGTGAAAATTTTCACAATTGATTGTAAAGAGGTCGTTTTAATATAATCTTCTTTCATTTACCTAGTTTTATCTTTTACATGGTTATAAATACAAAATCCATAGTAATACTTTTCCCGGCAAAAAACAGCATTAAGTTTAAATACCGTAAAAGATAACTGTATTAGAGGGCTGGTAGCTCAGGTTGGTAGAGCGTCGCCTTGGCATGGCGGAGGCCCCGGGTTCAAATCCCGGCCAGTCCACTAATTAAACACTGCTTTTTATTTTAAAATAATTTAATCCGATTTAGTTTCTAAAAAAAGATTTAGTTTCTAAAAAAAAATATATAAAAGTAAATAGTGATACTATTCAAAAATAATTAAGATTTTTATAAATGAGTATTTGTTTTAACCATTTGCAGCCTGGTAAATACTGTCAATGATGATCTTAAACAGGTCATCAGTTGAAAGTTCCAAACGTTGATGGTCATCTTTAAGAAGTTCCTTTGCTATTCCCACTATTTCTTCAGGCCGTGTGGATCGTTTCATAAGCCCCTTTTTGATGTAGTAGGAATCCACGGAAAGTAGTTTCCCAGGATAACAGGATATCACCGGAGTTCCAAGAAGAGCCGCTTCCCTATTCATGGTTCCACCTGCCCCTATCACCAGGTCACAGGCCTTCATAAGACTGAATGTATCAACAGGAGGCTTTATCAGCGTGATCTTGTCATCATTTTCAAAGATCTGTTGCTGTTCCCGGAAGCGAGGTATGACCAGAATGTTGGCCTGATCCTCCAATGCCTCAACAATGGGAGACAGGACAGTTTTCCTACAATCAGCTTCCAAATAAGAAGCTAATGCAGGTTCTGGCCTCATAAGTATAGTTTTTTCCTTATCAAGGTCTAATTTAAGGTCCTGGAATATGTGAGGATTGTACTGAAAGTCCACCAGATGAGTGATCTCAGATGTGCCATTATAGGGGAGCAGGTGGTCGGGATCTGCACCACAACGAACCACTGCCTCTTTTTCAATCACTTCGGGGAGTACAATCTTATCACAAAGAGATAATGTGAGTTTGTTGGCAGCTATGGCGTGTTCATTGTCCAGAACATAGACACTGGGGATCTTAAGACCATATGAAACGCGGGGGAGCTCAATAGAGTGTTTGGAAA
This window of the Methanobacterium sp. Maddingley MBC34 genome carries:
- a CDS encoding hypothetical protein (PFAM: Pyridoxamine 5'-phosphate oxidase) → MEFADCVKFANENPVAWLATADGDQPRVRGMGMWYADETGFYFQTATMKEMVGQLEKNGKVEFAFYHPDEAVGTMLRVAGEIEFLDDVEVKKKVLADRPFLAEFGLTAEGPELVIFRISKGEAHFWDWESNVKPKEIIKFGD
- a CDS encoding hypothetical protein (PFAM: Protein of unknown function (DUF354)), with translation MKVWIDIVNSPHVRFFHSIIRYLEDQGEEVFITARRFGDVHRLLDLFGIDYHLVGWHGVSLEEKLIRSTQRAYELSQIISREKPDVAVSKHSIELPRVSYGLKIPSVYVLDNEHAIAANKLTLSLCDKIVLPEVIEKEAVVRCGADPDHLLPYNGTSEITHLVDFQYNPHIFQDLKLDLDKEKTILMRPEPALASYLEADCRKTVLSPIVEALEDQANILVIPRFREQQQIFENDDKITLIKPPVDTFSLMKACDLVIGAGGTMNREAALLGTPVISCYPGKLLSVDSYYIKKGLMKRSTRPEEIVGIAKELLKDDHQRLELSTDDLFKIIIDSIYQAANG
- a CDS encoding hypothetical protein (PFAM: Domain of unknown function (DUF1894)); translation: MFCLDTYLRESEDYEIHMTRSGFKDCARFIEKNAPEVVHVNPGEKIVGARIIGIPPVPIGINEEKGTIMLPYTKPCYGTATVEIPVPPEEREKIRAVGID
- a CDS encoding hypothetical protein (PFAM: Domain of unknown function (DUF1890)), which codes for MKKAMILLGCPESPSQTPLTIYASHKLTGMGYQVTVVSTPSAKKLVEVSDPEEYYIQNKIDIESCLDGLNEGDYDFLLGFVAKDAAASYFVTFYHILNTKSLALVFHRDQEKLDYFENTVRESTHADITSARAYHNPTPLRVRLDRALAKLENSDEPSGKVKLAEAKIETHKEDASDKMNKLDKTEDS